taataaaactatttattttattttattatttcttttttgttgAAGATGGTTTTAAAGAATGAGGACCAATACTGCTTTTTGGTTTAGTATTTGGTGttgttttctttaattttttagcaTTATCAGCATTTCTAATACTTTCTAATAAACTATTTCTActagatgatgatggtggtaattTTGATGAAGAAGGTGGCGGAGGAGGTGGTGGCGCAGATTTTGGAGGaggtggaggtggtggtggcgTAAATGTTTGTAATATTGGTGtttttggtggtgatgatattaaacttgaatttggtgaaattgttgaagttgatggtgatgatggattattattatttgataaattaaaactattatttaaaagtgaAGTTGAAGAAGGTAATTTCatactttttcttttatcgTCATTActtgatatattattaaatgtattgctattattattattattattattattattactattattatttgatgatgatgatgataatttacTTATATTACTTGAAGAGAATGAACCTGATAAAGATACTTTTGGTGATTcgaatttatttgaattatctttaataaaagttaattgagatttctttaatttaccattttgtaatgattgttgttcaattgttgttgtaactTCAAACCAAGGATTCTTTACTAATTCCTCAAGGGTTGGAGTTTTTTCTGAAAAGAtttgttgtaataataaaaatactttATCAGGGAATAATGGTATAAAACTATTGATATTTGAATGATCTCCTAACGGTATACCAATGatcatttcaaataaacaaTGACCAAAACAAATTACCTCTAAATTGTCTTTAAATGATTGTGGTAAACCAATACCATAAATATAATCATTGAATAATGGTTTCATACctaataaacaattttcaatatcaactAATTGACAAGTATCatttgattgattaattaaaatatttgataaatgTAAATGAGAGAATTGAATACCTTTActctttaaatataataatgattccaATATTTGTTTAcaatatttttgaattgatttaattggtaaaaCAGATTGActttgtgatgatgatgatgaagatgaggaTGAAGATGACGATGATTTTGGTTGtttgtaaatatattttGTATCATATGGTGATAAtggttttgatttatatACTTGATCACGAAGACTACCTTGTTTGAAGAATGTACGAATTACCAATATCTTATCATTGGCACCTGATACCTCAACGTTTATTGGTGTTAAAATATATGGATGTTTAAGTGAGAGTAGAGTTTTTTCAAACTTTCTCTTCTTCTTTTCATTTGACATTGACCATGGAcatgatgatggtgttggtgtAATTATTGATACTACGCATTCTTCTCCACCACCCATTGAATTCTTTGCCATACAATATGATTTTCTTAATCCATGTTTAGTATGTCCAATATCCTGTAATGGTTTTGAATATTCAAATTGTGCTGTTGATCTTAATTGAAATTGTGCTACTAATGCATCAGTttctaaaatatatatataaataattaaaaaaaaaaatattaatatattttaattttttttttttttttttttttttttttttatatatttaaaaaaaagataattaccaaaatattgtttcttttgttcaaatgaattattacaTGATCTGCATAATCTTTGTTGACCTGTATATCCATATTCTATtggtaaaattgaataaaatgaTGAACATGAATCACAAAAAATTGAACCACATTTTCTACAGTGatgcttaaaaaaaaaaaaaaaaaaaaaaaaaggtaagaattaattttttgttttataaaaaaaaaaaaaaaaaactcatcAGAAATTtccgaaaaaaaaaaaaaaaaaaaaaaaaaaagaattaaaaacttACTCTTCTTCTAATTAATGTGAAAGGTAATTGGCAATCATTACATTCCAAAGAACTTTGATCTGGTTTCCATTCAGCTTTACTTATGGCTGTTCCGCTGCTATTTGCTGTTGATGAATCCTATCgattttcataaaaaaaataaaataaataacaacaaaaaaatagattagtTTAAAgtgactaaaaaaaaaaaataaaaaaaataaaattataaatttaaaatataaaaacaaataataaaaacagataaatatatataaatattcttACTTACCATTAAacttataaattttttaaaaaattaataaaaaaaaaaaaaaaaatttgtttttaattccgtcgcaaaaaattaaaaaaaaaaaaaaaacaaatattaaaattgatatgtGTCGTTAATGTGTGTGTGTGGTATATCACTATATAAAGAAGTTTGGATGGAGAGAATAAAacttaaaaatcaaaaataaaaaatttaaaataaaaaaaaattttaaatgtttggtttttattttttatttttttaattttttttttttttattatcaattattctGAAACTTTTTATCTCCCACAAAATTTTTTCTCTATGTGTTTCTactctatttttataaaaatagaaaaaaataaaaaaataaaaataaaacaaaaataaataaaactttttttttttttttttttttttttatattttttatttttttgttttgttttttttttaaaaaaaaaaaaaaataaaataaaaatataaaacaaaataaaaaaaaaaaataaaaataaaaatttcggTTTGCCTGGTTGGGGACTGACTCTTCACACACAACCACACTTATTTTTGTATAGGGTCACCccaataaaaattttaattttcaaaaatggATATTtgcattttattttatttttttttttttttatttttttatttttttatttttttttctagaGGTTTACAACTGAACGGAGactacattttttaaaaataaaaataaaaataaaaataaattaataattaattatgatgaaatttgaaaaaaataaaaatataaaaataattattaataacttACCTTTTACCTTCATGCATAACATCAAATGCagtattaatttcatttaatggaTATGTAAAGGTAACATATTcatcaacttttaatttcttatcCATATATTTATCAATGATTGATGGGAGTTGAGAACGACTTTTTACACCACCAAAAGCAGAACCTTTCCAAACACGACCGGTTACCAATTGGAATGGACGAGTTGAAATTTCAGCACCAGCAGGAGCAACACCAACAATGGTTGAAACACCCCAACCTTTATGACAACATTCCAAAGCGGCTCTCATTACATTGACATTACCTATACATTCGAATGAATAATCGACACCACCATCGGTGATATCGACCAAATGTTGTTGAATGGTTTTGCCCTCTGGTAAATCTTTTGATGGATTGATGAATTCTGTACAACCAAAATCTTTACCTGGTCCAAATTtagtttcattattatctataCCAATGATACGTTTGGCACCGCAATCGACAGCACCTTGGGCGACACTCAAACCAACTGCACCCAAACCAAAGATGGCAACGGTTGAGCCTTCTTCGACTTTTGCTGTGATTTTGGCGGCACCGAAACCAGTGGTAATGCCACAACCCAACAAACAAACCTTATCCAATGGTGCATCCTCTCTAACGACACAACAACTAATCTCTGGGAGAACAGTGTATTGTGAGAAAGTGCTTGTGCCCATAAAGTGGAAGATTTCCTTACCCTTGCATTTGAATCTTGTGGTACCATCTGGCATTTGACCTTTACCTTGAGTGATACGAATCTTTGAACAAAGATTAGTCTTGTTGCTTGTACAGAATTTACATGTTCCACATTCTGGAATGTATAAAGGAATTACATGATCACCAACTTTAACACTTGTAACACCTTCACCAATACTCTCAACAATACCACCACCTTCATGTCCTAAAATACATGGAAAAATACCTTCTGGATCACTACCACTTAATGTATATGAATCTGTATGACAAACACCagtatataaaattttaattctgacctattttttttttttttttttttttttgataaattaatatgtgtcttctttttctttttctatttcttttttttttttttttctcttacTTACTTCACCTTTTTGTGGTGGTTGAACTTCAATATCTTCAATTACCAATGGTTTCTTGGCTTCCCAAGCCACTGCTGCTTTACATGTAATAACTTTACCTTCTAAatttattccaaaaaaataaataaaaaaaaaataaaaaacaaaaaaaaaaaaaaataaaaaacaaaaaaaaaaataaaaaattagtaaatgaattagaaataataaaatagaattGCTAATTGAAATAAAGATTACACACCTGTgctcattttattttgttgtgtGTGTTGGGAATTGAAATTtagaaaaatgaaaaaaaaattttatattaattttttttttttttttttttttttaattttggtgaaattttttttttttttaattttattttatttaatttaataattttatatttttttttccaaaaaattatcggaaattgttttaaaacattccagaattatttgatggattttttttttatttttagtaacATGGCATTGACATGAAATGATAACCCAAAACCacctatttatttttagtcaaaaattttgatttttatttggacgacaaaactataaataggatttttttattttaaagtgATTGACTTGAAATGCGACattcataattttttatttttttttaaatttcactGCACATTAACTTAATATCATCAATCAATAATAAGGCATCTTCAAAAGTATTTACTTCAAACtctatttgtaaaaaaaaaataaaaaaaaaaaaaaaattagtttagggaaaaaaaaaaaaaaaaaaaaaaaaaaaaaaaaaaaaatatttactaattttCTTTGGTTTGTATACTACTTCACCAGCTAATTTATTGAATGAGTTTGTTGTTTTAGACATtgctattttaatttaatttgatttgttttttttttaataataattttttttttttttttttttttatataaaaaaattttgtgttataaatttttttttttttttattgacaCTGACACTGAGATTTTTATgcgagtttttttttttattgatactGACACTgagatttttataaaaattttgcaTTCTTATGGTCAGtcttatttaaaaaataaaaagaataaaaaaccTTTAAAAATCTTTGTGTCAGTGTCATtcttcaataaaaaataaaaaaataaaactcatgtaaaaattttttaattgggtCAAAGCAATTAAAAAGAGTCATTTTAgtttgatttttatatttttaattttatttagtatcaaaacttttgaaattataatattattattagtaatataatttaatattttagagGGCagaaaatcatttttataaattcaaattacaatattttaaacaattggTGAACCTAAAGATCTAAAATTTGGAacttgttatttttttaaaaaatttaaatcatttatcaCCCTTTTGAGATCAGTCttgttaatttcttttttcgattcagtttttaaaaatattgtgTGAGAAtcactattttatttttggataGAAGaggatatttatttttttaaactaaaatgaaagaaattttattaattcaaccataaattttttgaaaaattgaatcaaaataagaaattaaCAAGACTGATCTCAAAAGGGTGATTGGAGAACACCTGTTAGATAGcaataatcaaaatcaaaaatttataGATAATCCAGAATATTTAAGTTGAGAAAACTATACAAGAATTAGAAATGCACCATATCCATCAACCAAGAGCCAAATGTAATATTTTCAGCTAATACATTTGATCTGCTCTTCGGAGAGACAACCATTTTAATTACTTAACGAAAATACTAATgtttttaatgatattacGATTCAGGTAACCAATGTAAAAAAGGTAGATATCATCAAAGAAAATACTCATATATGCTGGGGTTCCAACCTAGATATGAAAGGATTGGTGATCATTTTTCtcatttttaacattttgaATGGAATGTAATCATCTTTAATCTTTTTGTCagataaaatcatttaaaagatttgatGAAGTAAATATCAATTTCTGTACATAAAAGTAATACAATTCCCTGTccattaataaaatgatCAATACTTGGTCATACAacattaaatgttttaatcatgggctttttttttttataatttttatttattttttttttttttatttttttttcttttaaacaaattttaaaattagttgaataaataaataaaaaggatttcaaataaaatttatttaaaatttattattttaacaaACACACcacattttatatttttaatccaatctaaaaaacaaaaaaaatcccagatattttttagatttttttttttttttttttttttaaaaatatcactttcacaatttgtttattataaaaaataaaattaatttttaaaattttattacaatCATGATCTGCAATATTTTTcacttaataaaaatattaaatgacGCCATCACGAgcaatcaataaaaaaaaaaaaaaaaaaaaataatggttgGGATGACTGGTTTAAGAAACTCGTGggttttaaagtttttttaagactattaacattttatttaaaatagtcttgatattttttctttttttttttttattttttttttttttttatttttaaaaaatatcttattGTTGTGGCCAATGATGACGCAGAGGTTTTTTTTGAACCTAACATTAACacaattgatttctttaactatcgtattttttttttttttaaaaaaaaaaaaatgttttgtcattattttctattaataaaaaatatctaaaaactgtttttttttataaaatttgtttaaaaccttctaaaaaaaaaaaaaaaaaaaaaaaaaaaaaaaaacattttcttttcttttattttctttttataaatatataaataaataaaatttatacaaataaaactaaattaataaattaacctAAATAGAAATGGGGTTCTATGAATCATTTAGgtcaatttataattttaattcaatcaaGGTTAAAGTTTCTCTAGTTGAAGCATTGGCAGTTTCAGTTTCAGCAATTGTAGCTATTTTACCATGGAAAGATTGGGGAATAATTTGGAGTGATGGAACATTAATTTATACTCCGATTATGTGTTTAATGGTAACTAATAATGTATCATCATTTACAAATATACatttatcaattacaatGTTAATTGGTACATTGATAGCATGTTTCTATGCATTCATAATTATGTTAATTACAAGGGACATTGTTTGGATAACATTCTTTCCAACATTTATATTCTATTATGTTATTACAGCCACTTGTAATATACCAAATAGAAAATGGATGactggtttatttttaaaagtttgtTTTCTATACCTTTTCATGACATTGTATTTCACAAAGATTGAAAATATGAATAATGACATTGTTGAAGATATTTATAGTATGCTATTCGTAGTTGCAACAGTCATAGTATCGTCACTTGTTTTCCCAACATTAGCATCTCGTTTAATTTTTGGAAAAGTTGTTAAAACTTTGAATTCCACAAGAACTTATTTCCttttaattggtaatttatt
This region of Dictyostelium discoideum AX4 chromosome 3 chromosome, whole genome shotgun sequence genomic DNA includes:
- the slob1 gene encoding FVYE domain-containing protein, whose amino-acid sequence is MDSSTANSSGTAISKAEWKPDQSSLECNDCQLPFTLIRRRHHCRKCGSIFCDSCSSFYSILPIEYGYTGQQRLCRSCNNSFEQKKQYFETDALVAQFQLRSTAQFEYSKPLQDIGHTKHGLRKSYCMAKNSMGGGEECVVSIITPTPSSCPWSMSNEKKKRKFEKTLLSLKHPYILTPINVEVSGANDKILVIRTFFKQGSLRDQVYKSKPLSPYDTKYIYKQPKSSSSSSSSSSSSSQSQSVLPIKSIQKYCKQILESLLYLKSKGIQFSHLHLSNILINQSNDTCQLVDIENCLLGMKPLFNDYIYGIGLPQSFKDNLEVICFGHCLFEMIIGIPLGDHSNINSFIPLFPDKVFLLLQQIFSEKTPTLEELVKNPWFEVTTTIEQQSLQNGKLKKSQLTFIKDNSNKFESPKVSLSGSFSSSNISKLSSSSSNNNSNNNNNNNNNSNTFNNISSNDDKRKSMKLPSSTSLLNNSFNLSNNNNPSSPSTSTISPNSSLISSPPKTPILQTFTPPPPPPPPKSAPPPPPPPSSSKLPPSSSSRNSLLESIRNADNAKKLKKTTPNTKPKSSIGPHSLKPSSTKKK
- the adh5 gene encoding alcohol dehydrogenase, class 3 (Similar to ADH), coding for MSTEGKVITCKAAVAWEAKKPLVIEDIEVQPPQKGEVRIKILYTGVCHTDSYTLSGSDPEGIFPCILGHEGGGIVESIGEGVTSVKVGDHVIPLYIPECGTCKFCTSNKTNLCSKIRITQGKGQMPDGTTRFKCKGKEIFHFMGTSTFSQYTVLPEISCCVVREDAPLDKVCLLGCGITTGFGAAKITAKVEEGSTVAIFGLGAVGLSVAQGAVDCGAKRIIGIDNNETKFGPGKDFGCTEFINPSKDLPEGKTIQQHLVDITDGGVDYSFECIGNVNVMRAALECCHKGWGVSTIVGVAPAGAEISTRPFQLVTGRVWKGSAFGGVKSRSQLPSIIDKYMDKKLKVDEYVTFTYPLNEINTAFDVMHEGKSLRSVVNL